Proteins encoded together in one Papaver somniferum cultivar HN1 unplaced genomic scaffold, ASM357369v1 unplaced-scaffold_119, whole genome shotgun sequence window:
- the LOC113330849 gene encoding uncharacterized protein LOC113330849, whose translation MHITNFDPERQNTSYASVWVNFPGFYIELWTKKFLLSIAKILGKPIAIDQKTLDHDVGNYADVLIDIDFAKPIPKIIRLKANGNEFWQYVEVQDLENIKFCTHCKFMGHKFENCLAARKLLGGSKSSNVSQKPEKKNPCCKKKVSQKPQKDDKEVNNPNKKYAWSEVRGKNNVNGNGSNADKGIHSEVIVSHENHAENVNNIEANERIQSVGAITAQTDQGVGFSSHQEKELAEDKQLEDELNSSFVEYREAQLKLIRCKNAIAAKKDIAARKNYVHAVHEAVPSDSMQSNSDITSKQTQSRTNVESGVVMQKQTSVPNKNSESVPKQNLVLETQQQFVYKENSKIMSVFFF comes from the exons atgcatattactaattttgaTCCGGAGAGGCAAAATACATCTTACGCTTCTGTTTGGGTTAATTTTCCTGGATTTTACATAGAATTATGGACAAAAAAGTTTCTATTATCTATTGCAAAAATTCTTGGGAAGCCAATTGCTATTGATCAGAAAactttggatcatgatgttggaaactatgCTGATGtgcttattgatattgattttgctaaaccaattcctaaaataattcgtTTGAAAGCTAATGGCAATGAGTTTTGGCAATATGTTGAAGTTCAGGATTTGGAGAATATCAAGTTTTGCACACATTGTAAGTTTATGGGTCATAAGTTCGAAAATTGTCTTGCTGCTCGCAAGCTTTTGGGAGGTTCTAAATCTTCTAATGTGTCTCAAAAACctgaaaagaagaacccttgctg caaaaaaaaagtgtCTCAAAAACCTCAGAAAGATGATAAAGAGGTTAACAATCCAAATAAAAAGTATGCTTGGAGTGAAGTACGTGGAAAAAATAACGTGAATGGTAATGGTTCCAATGCAGACAAGGGAATTCATTCTGAAGTTATTGTTTCCCATGAAAACCATGCAGAGAACGTCAATAATATTGAAGCAAATGAACGTATTCAGTCTGTTGGTGCTATTACAGCACAAACTGACCAAGGTGTTGGATTTTCTTCACATCAAGAGAAAGAATTAGCTGAGGATAAACAATTGGAGGATGAGCTTAATAGCTCTTTTGTTGAGTATCGTGAAGCTCAGCTCAAACTAATAAGATGTAAAAATGCAATTGCAGCAAAAAAGGATATTGCAGCACGTAAAAATTATGTTCATGCAGTTCATGAAGCTGTTCCGTCAGATAGTATGCAAAGTAATTCAGATATTACTAGCAAGCAAACTCAGTCAAGGACTAACGTGGAATCTGGCGTGGTTATGCAGAAGCAAACTTCCGTGCCCAATAAGAACTCTGAGTCCGTACCCAAGCAAAACTTggttttggaaactcagcagcaGTTCGTGTACAAGGAAAACTCTAAGATTatgtccgttttttttttttga